The following proteins are co-located in the Fluviicola sp. genome:
- a CDS encoding DUF4287 domain-containing protein, whose protein sequence is MSFQAYLDNIKSKTGKTAEELQTLAQEKGFLKDGRLLAEIKAGQIVDWLKEEYDLGHGHAMAIYAYFKGKRS, encoded by the coding sequence ATGTCATTTCAAGCATATCTGGACAATATCAAATCGAAAACCGGGAAAACGGCTGAAGAACTTCAAACACTGGCTCAGGAAAAGGGATTTTTGAAGGACGGAAGATTATTGGCCGAAATAAAAGCCGGTCAGATCGTAGACTGGCTGAAAGAAGAATATGATTTGGGCCACGGTCATGCGATGGCTATATACGCGTACTTCAAAGGAAAACGGTCATGA
- a CDS encoding thiamine pyrophosphate-dependent enzyme, whose protein sequence is MASQTPQEELIAVDFNTFRSEVLKDFRLASISRETSLLGRKEVLTGKAKFGIFGDGKELAQIALAKQFRDGDFRSGYYRDQTLMMAIDQLNVREYFSGLFGHTDEIIEPQSAGRQMGGHFSTRNLDENGNWKDLTKQKNSSADISPTAGQMPRLLGLAQASKVYREHPTLKDLEAFKKFSNGGNEVAFGTIGDASTSEGPFWETINAAGVLQVPMVMSVWDDGYGISVPREHQTTKGSISEALSGMQRTADSKGYEIFVTKGWDYAHLCETYEKAVELARTEHIPVLVHVKEVNQPQGHSTSGSHERYKDAARLQWESDFDCINKFKEWILNFDADGQKLATEEELAQIAKEAKDYVNEQKKEAWALFTQDLKQDLERAVSVLESLAGESSNSIFIRREIEALQKTMNPIRKDIFNTVRKVLRLVREENTPSRTALIAWLKQETENNADRYSSYLYSNSENSALKVTAVAPTYDGSGHMEDGRIILRDNFKAIFEKHPEALIFGEDAGKIGGVNQSLEGLQEQFGTLRVSDVGIRECTIIGQGIGMAMRGLRPIAEIQYLDYLLYGIQIMSDDLATVQYRTKGGQKAPLIVSTRGHRLEGIWHSGSPMGMIINSIRGVHVCVPRNMTKAAGFYNTLMQADEPALVIEPLNGYRIKEAMPTNIGSFTTPLGVPEIVTEGTDLTIVSYGSTFNLCEVAAKSLTELGISVELIDAQTLLPFDINGMVAESLKKTNRLMIVDEDVSSGATAFLLDQILVKQGGYVHLDSAPVTLSAKDHRPAYGTDGDYFSKPSIDDIVETAYSIMNEADPTAFPSIY, encoded by the coding sequence ATGGCATCACAAACACCCCAGGAAGAATTGATCGCAGTTGACTTTAATACCTTCAGATCGGAAGTATTGAAAGACTTTCGTCTGGCAAGTATTTCCAGAGAAACCTCTCTGTTAGGGCGAAAAGAAGTTCTTACCGGAAAAGCAAAGTTTGGAATTTTCGGCGACGGAAAGGAATTGGCGCAAATTGCGCTGGCGAAACAATTCAGAGACGGTGACTTCCGCTCGGGATATTACCGCGACCAAACCCTGATGATGGCCATTGACCAGTTGAATGTACGGGAGTATTTCTCCGGATTATTCGGACATACCGACGAAATCATCGAACCGCAATCTGCAGGACGCCAAATGGGTGGACACTTTTCCACGCGTAACCTGGATGAGAACGGTAACTGGAAAGACCTGACAAAACAAAAAAATTCATCTGCTGATATCTCTCCTACTGCGGGGCAAATGCCGCGTTTGTTAGGATTGGCTCAGGCATCAAAAGTATACCGTGAGCACCCGACGTTGAAAGACCTGGAAGCATTCAAAAAATTCTCCAACGGAGGAAATGAAGTTGCTTTCGGAACAATCGGTGATGCATCCACTTCCGAAGGGCCTTTCTGGGAAACCATCAACGCTGCCGGAGTTTTACAGGTACCGATGGTGATGTCGGTTTGGGACGACGGATACGGGATTTCCGTACCACGTGAACACCAGACAACCAAAGGAAGCATTTCAGAAGCTCTGAGCGGAATGCAGCGCACGGCAGATTCCAAAGGATACGAGATCTTCGTAACCAAAGGATGGGATTACGCACATCTGTGTGAAACCTACGAAAAAGCCGTAGAATTAGCGAGAACAGAGCACATTCCGGTGCTGGTACACGTAAAAGAGGTAAACCAGCCGCAGGGACACTCTACTTCGGGATCACATGAGCGTTACAAAGATGCTGCACGTTTGCAGTGGGAATCCGACTTTGATTGTATCAACAAGTTCAAGGAATGGATCCTGAACTTTGATGCGGACGGCCAAAAACTGGCTACGGAAGAAGAATTGGCACAAATCGCCAAAGAAGCGAAAGACTACGTAAACGAACAAAAGAAAGAGGCCTGGGCCTTGTTTACGCAGGATTTGAAACAAGATTTGGAGCGCGCGGTAAGTGTTTTGGAAAGCCTTGCCGGTGAAAGCTCAAACAGCATTTTCATTCGAAGAGAAATCGAAGCACTTCAAAAAACCATGAACCCGATCCGCAAAGATATTTTCAACACCGTTCGAAAAGTATTGCGCCTGGTCCGTGAAGAAAACACGCCGTCCAGAACAGCATTGATTGCCTGGTTGAAACAGGAAACTGAAAACAATGCAGACCGCTACAGCAGCTATCTGTACTCCAATTCCGAAAACAGTGCATTGAAAGTAACAGCGGTTGCTCCTACTTATGACGGAAGCGGACACATGGAAGATGGCCGTATCATTTTACGCGACAACTTCAAAGCAATCTTCGAAAAACACCCGGAAGCATTGATCTTCGGTGAAGATGCCGGAAAAATCGGAGGTGTGAACCAATCATTGGAAGGTTTACAGGAACAATTCGGAACATTGCGCGTTTCTGACGTCGGAATTCGTGAATGCACCATTATCGGTCAGGGAATCGGGATGGCGATGCGCGGATTGCGTCCGATCGCAGAAATCCAATACCTGGATTATTTGCTTTACGGAATCCAGATCATGTCGGATGACCTCGCTACGGTACAATACAGAACCAAAGGCGGACAAAAAGCGCCGTTGATCGTTTCCACGCGCGGACACCGTTTGGAAGGAATCTGGCACAGCGGTTCCCCGATGGGAATGATCATCAACTCCATTCGTGGGGTTCACGTGTGCGTTCCAAGAAATATGACTAAAGCAGCAGGTTTCTACAATACATTAATGCAAGCAGACGAACCGGCTTTGGTGATTGAACCATTGAACGGATACCGCATCAAGGAAGCCATGCCAACCAATATCGGAAGCTTCACTACGCCACTCGGAGTTCCGGAGATTGTAACGGAAGGAACAGATTTAACGATCGTCTCTTACGGTTCAACCTTCAACTTGTGTGAAGTGGCTGCCAAATCATTGACAGAACTGGGCATTTCGGTGGAACTGATCGATGCACAAACGCTGCTTCCTTTCGATATCAATGGAATGGTTGCTGAATCTTTAAAGAAAACAAACCGTTTGATGATCGTTGACGAAGATGTGAGTTCAGGTGCAACTGCATTCCTGTTAGACCAGATCCTGGTAAAACAAGGTGGATATGTTCATTTGGATTCTGCTCCGGTAACATTAAGCGCGAAAGATCACAGACCGGCTTACGGAACGGACGGGGATTATTTCTCCAAACCAAGTATTGACGATATTGTTGAGACAGCTTATTCCATCATGAACGAAGCAGACCCGACAGCTTTCCCTTCGATTTACTAA
- a CDS encoding cupin domain-containing protein, with protein sequence MSSKEIRITNKQAVETIAIGASAYNILLNSQRSEGRLAIIEMLVPPNAGPVPHEHKGFQECFYILEGEVEMITKENRIPAKQGDLVHIPLDGPVHCFKNTASVNARLLCIVAPSGLDLFFEEAGRKIPSGTLPDPIPPTPEQIAFANQTAEKYGQKLYPKDYLD encoded by the coding sequence ATGAGCTCAAAAGAAATCCGGATCACCAATAAACAAGCTGTAGAAACTATAGCAATCGGTGCTTCTGCCTACAATATCCTGCTAAACAGTCAGCGGTCGGAAGGCCGGTTAGCAATCATCGAAATGCTGGTACCACCCAATGCCGGTCCGGTTCCGCACGAGCATAAAGGATTCCAGGAATGTTTCTATATATTGGAAGGTGAAGTTGAAATGATTACCAAAGAAAACCGGATTCCTGCAAAACAAGGCGATCTGGTGCATATTCCCCTGGACGGACCCGTGCATTGTTTTAAAAACACCGCCTCGGTAAATGCGCGTTTACTGTGTATAGTTGCTCCTTCCGGACTGGACCTATTCTTTGAAGAAGCAGGACGGAAAATTCCTTCCGGCACGCTGCCCGATCCCATTCCGCCAACTCCGGAACAAATTGCTTTTGCCAACCAAACAGCTGAAAAGTACGGCCAGAAATTGTATCCGAAGGATTATTTGGATTAA
- the nth gene encoding endonuclease III, producing MTKKEKAQYVIDELEKCYPETPVPLDHWDAYTLLIAVLLSAQCTDERVNKITPILFKRASRPQDMIKLSVEEIRDIIKPCGLSPRKSQAIYDLSHLIIDKHNGEVPQTFEELEALPGVGHKTASVVMSQAFGVPAFPVDTHIHRLMTRWGLTSGKNVEETERDAKKLFPRELWNKLHLQIIFYGRSHSPARSPKREIDYITAAIGTKKALEELK from the coding sequence ATGACAAAAAAAGAAAAAGCGCAGTATGTAATTGATGAATTGGAAAAATGCTACCCGGAAACTCCTGTTCCGCTGGATCACTGGGATGCATATACCTTACTGATAGCTGTTTTATTGTCAGCACAATGCACCGACGAACGTGTCAACAAAATTACACCGATTTTATTCAAACGCGCTTCCCGCCCGCAGGACATGATCAAATTATCGGTAGAAGAAATCCGGGACATCATCAAACCTTGTGGACTTTCTCCCCGGAAATCGCAGGCCATTTACGATTTGTCCCATTTGATCATCGATAAACACAACGGAGAAGTACCGCAAACTTTTGAAGAACTGGAAGCATTGCCGGGAGTTGGTCACAAAACCGCATCGGTTGTGATGTCACAGGCATTCGGTGTTCCGGCTTTCCCGGTAGATACGCATATTCACCGTTTGATGACACGCTGGGGATTAACGAGCGGTAAAAATGTAGAAGAAACCGAGCGTGATGCCAAGAAGCTTTTCCCGCGCGAATTGTGGAACAAACTGCATTTGCAAATCATTTTCTACGGCAGAAGCCACTCTCCTGCCCGCTCACCGAAACGTGAAATCGATTACATCACAGCAGCCATCGGAACAAAGAAGGCTTTGGAGGAGTTGAAGTAA